From Paenibacillus physcomitrellae, the proteins below share one genomic window:
- a CDS encoding DMT family transporter has translation MNRLTEGAKIRAVKVRKTAFNFHLAAAVIAVLLWSTSFVGTKLAYQSFPPLTVGAARFAVASVILGVLLVLRKEFYWPPLKDLGWMALSGLLGITLYFSLENIGLGWTSASSAALIVASYPAITLLLEFIFFRIRTSWIKGLGIITAIAGVYVVTGGSVDGGIQSVKGNLILVAAGVVFAAYNFSTRKVVGKYSMVTVSFYQNVSGTLSFIPLAWFEHKQWVRPNAQAVWMIVYLGLFCSVAAFMLYNYGLRRLHSGTAVALLNLVPVFGVLFSSMFLHEALHATDWIGGFIILAGVILSVTEKRKKPGSRRDQGEIPDSRRVTL, from the coding sequence ATGAACAGGTTAACGGAAGGTGCAAAAATACGAGCAGTTAAAGTGCGGAAAACCGCCTTTAACTTTCATCTGGCAGCGGCTGTAATCGCCGTTTTATTATGGAGCACTTCATTTGTTGGCACCAAGCTGGCTTATCAGTCTTTTCCTCCGCTAACCGTTGGAGCCGCTCGTTTTGCCGTGGCTTCCGTTATATTGGGGGTGCTGCTTGTCCTTCGAAAAGAATTTTATTGGCCTCCGCTCAAAGATCTGGGCTGGATGGCGCTGAGCGGACTACTGGGAATTACCCTTTATTTTTCGCTTGAAAATATCGGGCTGGGCTGGACCTCGGCTTCCAGCGCCGCTTTGATCGTGGCTTCTTACCCGGCTATTACGCTGCTGTTGGAATTTATCTTTTTCCGGATCAGAACCTCCTGGATCAAGGGCCTAGGCATCATAACGGCGATTGCTGGTGTGTATGTCGTAACAGGAGGAAGTGTGGACGGGGGCATTCAATCCGTCAAAGGCAATTTAATTCTGGTGGCAGCGGGAGTCGTATTTGCCGCTTATAATTTCTCCACCCGCAAAGTTGTCGGGAAATATTCGATGGTTACCGTCTCGTTCTATCAAAATGTATCGGGAACTCTTTCGTTTATCCCGCTTGCCTGGTTTGAACACAAGCAGTGGGTCAGGCCGAATGCGCAAGCTGTATGGATGATCGTTTATCTGGGTTTGTTCTGCTCCGTGGCGGCTTTTATGCTTTATAATTACGGGCTGCGCAGACTTCATTCCGGAACGGCGGTAGCGCTGCTTAATCTGGTTCCGGTGTTCGGCGTATTGTTCTCGTCGATGTTCCTGCACGAAGCACTTCATGCAACGGATTGGATCGGAGGATTTATTATCCTCGCCGGGGTTATTTTAAGCGTAACGGAGAAGAGAAAGAAACCTGGGAGCCGCAGGGATCAAGGCGAAATTCCTGACAGCCGGAGGGTTACTTTATAG
- a CDS encoding TrmB family transcriptional regulator encodes MTSEMIRMLQDLNFTEYEAKAYLALLDKSPLSGYAISLNSGVPRSKIYEVLSGLVERGEIIVSHEEPALYTPLPPQELIRLKKNKMKSSLDAAAEALSRYTQAAANREQIWNITGSEAILSRTAEAIGRAGERVLLEIWTEEAKMLEPELRQAAARGVEILIVVYGELDFDFAQVFPHDSSEEVTWEYGGRWIVASMDDREVIAGIVSLGTDSRAAWTVHPALVMPITEVIIHDLYIFELLRAHRPTLEQTFGPDLINLRKKYNYGPSGFRMAVKLGLGPET; translated from the coding sequence ATGACATCAGAAATGATCCGTATGCTCCAGGACTTGAACTTCACGGAATATGAAGCTAAAGCCTATTTGGCACTGCTCGATAAATCGCCGTTGTCGGGATACGCGATTTCTTTGAACTCGGGTGTTCCCCGCTCGAAGATTTACGAGGTGTTAAGCGGGCTTGTAGAGCGGGGCGAGATCATTGTCAGCCATGAAGAACCGGCCTTATACACCCCGCTCCCCCCTCAGGAGCTGATTCGCCTTAAGAAGAACAAGATGAAGTCTTCACTAGACGCGGCGGCGGAAGCTCTTTCCCGCTACACTCAGGCGGCTGCAAACCGTGAACAAATTTGGAATATCACCGGTTCCGAAGCCATTCTCAGCCGAACAGCGGAAGCGATTGGACGTGCCGGCGAAAGGGTGCTGCTCGAGATTTGGACTGAAGAGGCCAAAATGCTGGAACCAGAGTTAAGGCAAGCGGCTGCACGGGGAGTAGAAATTCTGATCGTGGTTTACGGGGAGCTTGATTTCGACTTTGCCCAGGTATTCCCTCATGATTCAAGTGAAGAGGTCACTTGGGAATACGGGGGACGCTGGATCGTGGCCAGTATGGACGACCGTGAAGTGATCGCGGGCATCGTCTCCCTTGGCACCGACAGCCGGGCTGCCTGGACGGTGCACCCCGCTTTGGTGATGCCGATCACGGAGGTTATTATCCATGACTTGTATATCTTCGAGCTGCTGCGGGCTCATCGTCCGACCCTGGAGCAGACGTTTGGTCCCGATTTGATCAACCTGCGCAAGAAATACAACTATGGTCCGTCCGGCTTCAGGATGGCCGTCAAGCTCGGCCTGGGACCTGAGACCTGA
- a CDS encoding DUF2294 domain-containing protein — MTLLDSNESKKKMCQIYNEISKELFGFGTTLLRANVEGNIVSFYAKHRRSPRSAALEDEAPGLKLEVDFHMSQLYKRKFREKLEEQLGLEIETLLRDYDAATQWAVTNVIVREPS, encoded by the coding sequence ATGACGCTGCTGGACAGCAATGAAAGCAAGAAGAAAATGTGCCAGATTTACAATGAGATTTCGAAAGAATTGTTTGGCTTTGGAACGACCCTGCTAAGAGCTAACGTAGAAGGCAACATCGTCAGCTTCTACGCCAAGCACCGCCGTTCTCCCCGTTCTGCAGCTCTGGAAGATGAAGCGCCCGGCTTGAAGCTGGAAGTGGACTTCCATATGTCGCAGCTGTACAAACGGAAATTCCGTGAGAAGTTGGAAGAGCAGCTCGGACTGGAAATTGAGACACTCCTTCGCGATTACGATGCTGCAACCCAATGGGCGGTTACGAATGTCATTGTGCGGGAACCATCATAA
- a CDS encoding ABC transporter substrate-binding protein, which translates to MKKWMGGLASATLAALLLAGCGSNNAANTGSSTAAEGSANASASGEPTKLVISTWGFSEDFFDKEVYAPFEKEHNVKIVVETGNNAERLNKIRQGSSDVDVMYLSDYYAQQAINEGLFEKIDRSKIPNLENIFGIAQAPLGQDYGPAYTVGRLGIVYNPSMVKKEVTSWSDLWGPDFKNNLALPNITATAGPMILDAASNVAMQTTFNEDAAFDKLKELNPSVVKYYTQTSDFVNMFSQEEIAGGPIMESYFKDLKAAIPDAKFVSPKEGAYAIMNTVNVVKGSKNKELAEEFINWHLSKEVQEASAKAKVDSPVNSQVQLSDSETEGITYGADVINGLVKLDMKFVNDNIKEWTDRWNRELAQ; encoded by the coding sequence ATGAAAAAATGGATGGGCGGACTTGCTTCCGCAACACTTGCAGCTCTACTTCTTGCCGGATGCGGCTCAAACAACGCCGCTAACACGGGCAGCAGCACTGCCGCAGAAGGCTCGGCTAACGCCAGCGCAAGCGGCGAACCAACGAAGCTGGTCATTTCTACCTGGGGATTCTCCGAGGATTTCTTCGATAAAGAGGTTTATGCACCATTTGAGAAAGAACACAATGTAAAAATCGTCGTCGAAACCGGCAACAACGCCGAACGCCTGAACAAGATCCGCCAAGGCAGCTCTGATGTGGACGTTATGTACCTGTCCGACTACTATGCGCAGCAGGCGATTAATGAAGGTTTGTTCGAGAAGATCGACCGCAGCAAAATCCCTAACCTTGAAAATATCTTCGGCATCGCGCAGGCGCCGCTCGGCCAAGACTACGGTCCGGCTTACACCGTTGGCCGCTTGGGCATCGTTTATAACCCGTCGATGGTCAAAAAAGAGGTTACGTCCTGGAGTGACCTGTGGGGTCCTGACTTCAAAAATAACCTGGCCCTGCCGAACATCACGGCAACGGCTGGTCCTATGATTTTGGATGCGGCTTCCAACGTGGCCATGCAAACCACTTTTAACGAAGATGCTGCGTTTGACAAGCTGAAAGAACTGAATCCAAGCGTTGTGAAATACTACACGCAAACCTCCGATTTCGTGAACATGTTCTCCCAGGAGGAAATTGCAGGCGGGCCGATCATGGAGTCCTATTTCAAAGATTTGAAAGCCGCGATTCCTGATGCTAAATTCGTATCCCCTAAAGAAGGCGCTTATGCCATCATGAATACGGTCAACGTGGTAAAAGGCAGCAAAAACAAAGAGCTGGCCGAGGAGTTCATTAACTGGCATCTGAGCAAAGAGGTTCAGGAAGCTTCGGCCAAAGCCAAAGTTGATTCCCCGGTGAATTCGCAGGTTCAGCTGAGTGACTCCGAAACCGAAGGCATCACTTACGGAGCGGATGTAATCAACGGTCTGGTCAAACTGGACATGAAGTTCGTTAATGACAACATCAAAGAATGGACAGACCGCTGGAACCGTGAACTGGCTCAATAA
- a CDS encoding nucleoside hydrolase has protein sequence MTRRLILDVDTGIDDALGIMLAVKSGVFQIEGLTTVNGNVSLQQATLNTCKITEFLGASSIPVIPGADKPLIRRPVFEHRVHGNDGLGGALLNMQPSKRPEAGFGPDFIVETVLRHPGEVTLVMTGPLTNLALALHKCPDLIHHMAEVIFMGGVAGGLGNITPTAEYNAYVDPEAARAVLHAGFPKLTMVGLDVTRRALLRAEDIAKLTNPHIREYVTDSTSAYFDRYEERNGVRACAMHDPLAVAAAIHPELVTAKSYYVDVETRSELCDGQTVCDFQNRLGRPANVEVCMDLNEQAFIQLFVDTLNRPEAG, from the coding sequence ATGACCAGACGATTGATTTTGGATGTGGATACAGGTATCGACGATGCCCTGGGCATCATGCTTGCCGTCAAAAGCGGCGTTTTTCAAATCGAAGGCCTTACAACCGTAAACGGCAACGTTTCCCTTCAGCAGGCAACCCTGAACACCTGCAAAATTACAGAGTTCCTTGGAGCCTCATCTATTCCGGTCATCCCCGGAGCCGATAAACCGCTTATACGGAGGCCCGTATTTGAACACCGGGTCCATGGCAATGACGGACTGGGCGGCGCCCTGCTCAATATGCAGCCGTCCAAGCGGCCCGAAGCCGGCTTTGGGCCCGACTTTATCGTAGAGACTGTCCTCCGCCATCCCGGCGAAGTAACGCTTGTCATGACCGGGCCGCTGACCAATCTGGCGCTGGCGCTTCACAAATGCCCGGATTTGATCCACCACATGGCCGAAGTCATCTTTATGGGCGGCGTAGCCGGCGGACTCGGCAATATCACACCGACGGCGGAATACAACGCGTATGTGGATCCGGAGGCCGCCCGTGCGGTCCTGCACGCCGGTTTCCCGAAGCTGACGATGGTAGGCCTTGATGTCACCCGCAGAGCGCTGCTCCGCGCCGAAGACATCGCCAAGCTGACCAATCCTCATATTCGGGAATACGTTACGGACAGCACCTCGGCTTATTTCGACCGTTATGAAGAACGCAACGGAGTACGTGCCTGTGCTATGCATGATCCGCTGGCTGTAGCCGCGGCCATTCATCCCGAACTGGTCACCGCTAAATCTTATTACGTAGATGTGGAAACCCGCAGCGAGCTGTGCGACGGCCAAACCGTCTGCGATTTCCAGAACCGCCTCGGACGGCCCGCTAATGTGGAAGTATGTATGGACCTTAACGAGCAGGCTTTCATTCAGCTGTTTGTCGATACCTTAAACCGTCCTGAAGCAGGCTGA
- a CDS encoding ABC transporter permease, producing the protein MKKTYLYWLLLPGLLFLSVFMIIPIVLTIGSTFFQAERFTISGYVDYFKDPYFLKILLTTLEVSVAATLLSILLGLPVAYYISQKAPRRKGILLALAIFPLLTSPVVRSFSWMIILGRKGLINNLLVDIGLIDKPLTILYTPVAMMIGMLHLFLPMMIISLVGVLENIDGDLMTAAQSLGASRAKAFFKVVFPLAMPGLIIGGILVFVGSLTAYTTPALLGGKQRVISTFLYQNAMTLNDWYSASIIATIMIVITFVVVGLMNKWANKLNPKG; encoded by the coding sequence ATGAAGAAAACGTACCTTTACTGGCTGCTGCTGCCAGGTTTATTGTTTTTATCCGTATTTATGATCATTCCGATTGTGCTGACGATCGGCTCGACTTTTTTCCAGGCCGAACGCTTCACCATATCCGGTTATGTCGATTATTTCAAGGACCCTTATTTCCTGAAAATCCTGCTGACCACGCTTGAAGTCAGCGTTGCCGCGACACTGCTGAGCATTCTGCTCGGCCTGCCCGTCGCTTATTACATCTCGCAGAAAGCGCCCCGCCGCAAAGGTATCCTGCTTGCGCTGGCTATCTTCCCGCTGCTGACCAGTCCGGTCGTCCGTTCTTTCAGCTGGATGATTATTTTGGGCCGCAAAGGTCTGATCAACAATTTGCTCGTGGACATCGGGCTGATTGACAAACCTTTGACGATTCTATATACGCCTGTCGCCATGATGATCGGCATGCTACACCTGTTCCTGCCGATGATGATCATTTCACTCGTCGGTGTACTGGAGAACATTGACGGCGATTTGATGACGGCTGCGCAAAGCCTTGGCGCATCGCGGGCCAAAGCCTTTTTCAAGGTCGTGTTCCCGCTCGCCATGCCTGGCCTGATTATCGGCGGTATTCTCGTCTTCGTCGGCAGTCTGACGGCTTATACGACCCCCGCCCTGCTCGGCGGCAAACAGCGAGTGATCTCTACGTTCCTGTACCAGAACGCTATGACGCTGAACGACTGGTATTCGGCTTCCATCATCGCCACGATCATGATCGTCATTACGTTTGTTGTAGTGGGGCTCATGAATAAATGGGCAAACAAATTAAATCCGAAGGGGTAG
- a CDS encoding ABC transporter permease, with product MRNKQWGLGLFSLLVYLFLLGPLLIISITSFEPGTVLKFPPDGFSLHWYRHIFEVQMFPKTFTTSIIISLIGNLLSLLLGIPAAYALNRFSFKGKDALNAAFLSPVLIPGIVLGFTMLKYLLVTYHLPLYAGLLVGHTVIMLPFIIRVVGSSLSSFDFAIEEAALSLGAGPLKTFFKVVLPNIRSGIIAAVLIAFLESFNNVDISLFMTGPGVSTLPIQMLTYVENYFDPTIAAISVLLMVLTGILMFGIERLMGLSYFTKR from the coding sequence ATGCGGAATAAACAGTGGGGACTTGGTCTATTCAGTCTGCTGGTCTATCTATTTCTGCTGGGCCCGCTTCTGATTATCTCAATCACCTCCTTTGAACCCGGAACCGTGCTCAAATTTCCGCCTGACGGTTTTTCCCTGCACTGGTACCGGCATATTTTCGAAGTTCAGATGTTTCCGAAGACCTTTACAACCTCCATCATCATCTCACTGATTGGCAATTTACTGTCACTGCTGCTCGGCATCCCGGCCGCTTATGCGCTGAACCGGTTCAGCTTTAAGGGCAAGGACGCGCTTAACGCTGCTTTTCTGTCACCCGTGCTGATTCCGGGCATCGTGCTGGGCTTCACCATGCTCAAATATCTGCTCGTTACGTATCACCTGCCTCTTTATGCGGGTTTGCTTGTTGGACATACCGTCATCATGCTGCCGTTCATCATCCGGGTCGTAGGCTCCAGCTTGTCCAGCTTTGACTTCGCGATAGAAGAAGCAGCGCTCAGTCTCGGCGCGGGACCGCTCAAGACGTTCTTCAAGGTGGTTCTGCCCAACATTCGTTCCGGGATTATCGCCGCCGTGCTGATCGCATTCCTGGAGTCGTTCAACAATGTGGACATCTCCTTGTTTATGACCGGTCCGGGCGTAAGCACCCTGCCGATTCAAATGTTGACTTATGTAGAGAATTATTTCGACCCGACCATCGCGGCTATTTCCGTCCTGCTGATGGTCCTGACCGGCATTCTGATGTTCGGGATTGAAAGACTGATGGGATTGTCTTATTTTACAAAACGCTAA
- a CDS encoding ABC transporter ATP-binding protein yields MSLLSLEHISVAYNNQLVLEDFNLNIEQGQLVSLLGPSGCGKTTTLRLIAGFLDSKDGKFMFGGKDYTRMPVNKRNFGFVFQSYALFPHLSVYENVAFGLRMRKVKDAEVKQRVMRILEVVSLIGFEDRYPRELSGGQRQRVAIARALVIEPELLLFDEPLSNLDANLRVNMRVEIRRIQQELGITTVYVSHDQEECFSISDRVAIMNKGNIEQLDAPAKIFRYPASEYVARFIGFQNFLEFASRREENGEFVLNLGGREFKASRNPGTAKPSGLKGAFRPDDLLLLPQNSASDELDNVMPGIIKVSTYLGRSYQYVVDTEFGEFTVNQEMDTPYLSGQRINLAFPQDRMVLVD; encoded by the coding sequence ATGTCGCTCTTAAGCTTGGAGCATATATCGGTTGCCTACAACAACCAGCTAGTATTAGAAGATTTTAACCTGAACATCGAACAAGGACAGCTCGTTTCCCTGCTTGGCCCAAGCGGCTGCGGCAAGACGACCACCCTGCGCCTGATCGCGGGATTTCTGGATTCCAAGGACGGCAAGTTCATGTTCGGCGGCAAGGATTATACCCGGATGCCGGTCAACAAACGCAATTTCGGCTTTGTGTTTCAAAGCTACGCCCTGTTCCCCCATCTGAGTGTCTATGAAAATGTCGCCTTCGGCCTGCGCATGCGTAAAGTAAAAGACGCAGAAGTGAAGCAGCGGGTCATGCGAATTCTCGAGGTAGTCAGCCTTATCGGCTTTGAAGACCGCTATCCGCGTGAGCTGTCCGGCGGCCAGCGCCAGCGGGTAGCCATCGCCCGCGCGCTTGTCATCGAACCGGAGCTGCTGCTGTTCGACGAACCGCTCAGCAACCTCGACGCGAATCTGCGGGTTAATATGAGGGTGGAAATCCGCCGCATCCAGCAGGAGCTTGGCATTACCACCGTTTACGTGTCCCATGATCAGGAGGAATGCTTCTCCATCTCCGACCGGGTGGCCATTATGAACAAAGGCAATATCGAGCAGCTTGATGCCCCGGCCAAAATCTTCCGCTACCCGGCCAGCGAATATGTGGCCCGCTTTATCGGCTTTCAGAACTTCCTCGAGTTCGCAAGCCGCCGCGAGGAGAATGGTGAATTCGTGCTGAACCTGGGCGGACGCGAATTCAAGGCCTCCAGAAACCCGGGCACAGCCAAGCCCAGCGGACTCAAAGGCGCGTTCCGGCCGGACGATTTGCTGCTGCTGCCGCAGAACAGCGCTTCAGACGAGCTGGACAATGTGATGCCGGGCATTATCAAAGTCAGCACATATCTCGGGCGCAGTTATCAATACGTCGTGGATACCGAATTTGGCGAGTTTACAGTCAACCAGGAAATGGACACCCCTTATCTCAGCGGACAAAGAATAAACCTTGCATTCCCTCAAGACAGAATGGTATTGGTGGATTAA
- a CDS encoding adenine deaminase C-terminal domain-containing protein produces MNVQQLIVNAKVYNSYYKRFDAANVAVQDGKFLYIGSRGIETFEAEEVIDAKGRWMIPGLVDIHLHIESSMVTPASFSYGLIKNGVTTIVPEPHEMANVFGLEGVKQMLAASKDCTADMFYAIPSSVPATPMETTGGSIEIEDMDELLRTETIACLGEIMNYVDVIRDPECKTNQILRHIRSHYPDLIIEGHTPKLLDLDLHQLIAAGIDSDHTHQSIEGMEARIAAGMFIEIQEKSMTREVMDYLLQHDVAEHFCFVTDDVMTDAFIEDGHLNHIVRKAVALGMKPEDAIYAATFTPTRRMKMHDRGSIAPNKVADFLLVSDLERLVIDEVYKNGAKVFDHQSDYGQTARSGQFPPHFYTSVRLSPLSEADFQVKLDTADGTHTARMMLVKDGSTFTEERHVPVTVTEGLLDWQSSGHGLIATFERYGKNGNRAYGLIDGDTIQRGAIATTYSHDNHNLLVVGRNPYDMMVAANAVIQSQGGFCAAENGQILAMMELPVGGILTEEPLETAGRKVQKLRAAMKSLGYKHYNPIMSISTHSLAVSPALKITDWGLIDVNKGQVVSLLVD; encoded by the coding sequence ATGAACGTACAGCAATTAATTGTGAACGCGAAGGTTTACAACAGTTACTACAAGAGATTTGATGCAGCCAATGTTGCTGTTCAGGACGGCAAATTCCTGTATATCGGGAGCCGGGGAATCGAGACGTTTGAGGCTGAGGAAGTCATTGACGCCAAAGGGCGCTGGATGATTCCGGGCCTTGTCGACATTCATTTGCACATCGAGAGCTCGATGGTGACGCCCGCTTCTTTTTCCTACGGACTCATTAAGAACGGGGTAACAACTATCGTGCCCGAACCTCATGAAATGGCCAACGTGTTTGGTCTGGAAGGCGTCAAACAGATGTTGGCGGCCAGCAAAGACTGCACGGCTGATATGTTTTACGCCATACCGAGCTCAGTTCCGGCAACCCCGATGGAGACCACAGGCGGTTCAATCGAAATTGAAGACATGGACGAGCTTCTGAGAACGGAGACGATCGCCTGCCTAGGGGAAATCATGAATTACGTCGATGTCATCCGGGACCCGGAATGCAAAACGAATCAGATTTTGCGCCACATCCGCAGCCATTATCCGGATTTGATTATCGAAGGCCATACGCCGAAGCTGCTTGATCTTGATCTGCACCAGCTGATCGCCGCCGGCATTGATTCCGACCATACCCATCAGAGCATTGAAGGCATGGAAGCCCGCATTGCAGCGGGCATGTTTATCGAAATCCAGGAGAAATCAATGACACGCGAAGTGATGGATTACCTGCTTCAGCATGATGTAGCCGAGCATTTCTGCTTTGTGACCGACGACGTCATGACCGATGCTTTCATCGAAGACGGCCATTTGAACCATATCGTCCGCAAAGCCGTTGCCTTGGGCATGAAGCCGGAGGACGCCATTTATGCCGCTACCTTTACGCCAACCCGGCGGATGAAGATGCACGACCGCGGCAGCATTGCGCCAAACAAGGTTGCCGATTTCCTGCTCGTATCGGATCTGGAGCGTCTGGTCATTGATGAGGTTTATAAAAATGGGGCCAAAGTGTTCGATCATCAAAGCGACTACGGACAAACTGCCCGCTCCGGCCAATTCCCGCCGCATTTCTACACTAGTGTCCGGCTCAGCCCGTTGTCCGAAGCCGACTTCCAGGTGAAGCTGGACACGGCGGACGGAACCCACACGGCCCGGATGATGCTGGTGAAGGACGGCTCTACTTTCACCGAGGAACGCCACGTGCCCGTTACGGTAACGGAAGGTTTGCTGGATTGGCAAAGCAGCGGTCACGGACTGATCGCAACCTTTGAACGTTACGGGAAGAACGGCAACCGCGCCTACGGCCTCATTGACGGCGATACGATCCAGCGCGGCGCCATCGCCACGACTTATTCGCATGATAACCATAATCTGCTGGTCGTCGGCCGCAATCCTTACGATATGATGGTGGCTGCCAATGCGGTCATTCAAAGCCAGGGCGGCTTCTGCGCCGCGGAGAATGGACAAATTCTGGCCATGATGGAGCTTCCGGTCGGCGGGATTCTGACCGAGGAACCACTGGAGACTGCCGGCCGCAAGGTTCAGAAGCTGCGTGCCGCAATGAAATCGCTTGGTTATAAGCACTACAATCCGATCATGTCAATCAGCACACATTCGCTGGCTGTCAGCCCAGCGCTCAAAATCACCGACTGGGGTCTGATCGACGTCAATAAAGGCCAAGTGGTTTCATTGTTGGTGGACTGA
- a CDS encoding helix-turn-helix transcriptional regulator produces the protein MSKSKRLMELMLAVHRKRHFTVKELANEFGVSSRTILRDLQELGELGVPLYSEVGPHGGYRLLNERMLPPIAFSEEEAVAVFFASHALRHYRDIPFQTEISSALSKFYLHMPQDVRDKIDVMRDRVDFQVPQRPQKSPHLNLLLQAAIGQQVVRAEYDGRKGSEIREILPVGIYASGGLWYCPAYCFSRKDYRLFRCDRITAAEILDGPEFEFLKAGHEIPKTGQVDLKNWGSVHHANSEFVDIYVELSREGCRRCESELWPLLKIYTRADGSGWIDGRILKTDIRFFTNYFLGLGLDAKVTQPEELVTAIRRQLTAVQEVYRQEDKG, from the coding sequence ATGTCCAAATCAAAGCGGCTGATGGAGCTGATGCTTGCAGTGCACCGCAAGCGCCATTTTACCGTTAAGGAGCTGGCGAATGAATTCGGCGTTTCATCCCGGACCATTCTGAGGGATTTGCAGGAGCTGGGAGAGCTTGGTGTCCCGCTTTATTCCGAAGTGGGGCCGCATGGGGGCTACCGGCTGCTGAATGAGCGGATGCTGCCGCCAATCGCGTTCAGCGAGGAGGAGGCCGTGGCGGTCTTTTTCGCAAGCCATGCGCTCAGGCATTATCGGGATATTCCGTTTCAGACGGAAATTTCTTCGGCTTTAAGCAAGTTCTATCTGCATATGCCGCAGGATGTCCGGGACAAAATTGATGTGATGCGGGATCGGGTCGATTTTCAGGTGCCGCAGCGGCCGCAGAAATCGCCTCATCTGAATTTGCTGCTTCAGGCAGCGATCGGGCAGCAGGTGGTGCGTGCTGAATATGACGGGCGGAAAGGCTCCGAGATCCGGGAGATTTTGCCGGTCGGTATTTATGCCAGCGGCGGGTTGTGGTATTGTCCGGCGTATTGTTTCAGCAGAAAAGATTACCGCCTGTTTCGCTGTGATCGGATCACCGCCGCCGAGATCCTCGATGGGCCTGAATTCGAATTTCTCAAGGCAGGGCATGAAATTCCCAAGACAGGGCAGGTTGACCTGAAGAACTGGGGCAGCGTGCATCACGCGAATTCCGAATTTGTTGATATTTATGTAGAGCTGAGCCGGGAAGGCTGCCGCAGATGTGAATCCGAGCTTTGGCCGCTGCTGAAGATTTATACCAGAGCAGACGGGAGCGGCTGGATCGACGGCCGGATTCTGAAGACGGACATTCGGTTTTTTACGAATTATTTCCTGGGATTGGGATTGGATGCGAAAGTGACCCAGCCTGAAGAGCTGGTGACAGCCATACGGCGGCAGCTTACTGCTGTGCAGGAGGTATACCGCCAGGAGGATAAAGGATAA
- a CDS encoding DinB family protein: MTAAQEMKQLLFDELQLIVRTTDGLIAKIKPEDWSYRPHENMRTLKELAEHLTAIPSVDLLILQEYSESDIRQMEARFAEAAPSSLGSLMKQGLEKLKGYMEALDEEDFWHKETRPFYMDHGSTQAKWLVEIVTHTHHHRGQLFTYLKMQSYEVNMFDLY, from the coding sequence ATGACTGCTGCTCAGGAAATGAAACAATTGCTGTTTGATGAATTACAATTAATTGTTAGAACCACTGACGGCCTGATTGCCAAAATCAAACCGGAGGACTGGTCCTACCGTCCTCATGAGAACATGAGAACCTTAAAAGAACTGGCCGAACACCTGACAGCCATCCCTTCTGTGGATCTGCTCATCCTGCAGGAGTATTCGGAGTCCGACATCCGGCAGATGGAAGCCCGGTTTGCCGAGGCCGCCCCGTCTTCGTTAGGTTCATTAATGAAGCAAGGATTAGAGAAGCTTAAAGGCTACATGGAGGCTTTAGACGAAGAGGATTTTTGGCATAAAGAAACCAGACCTTTCTATATGGACCACGGTTCTACCCAGGCCAAATGGCTGGTTGAAATTGTAACCCATACCCATCACCATCGCGGCCAGCTGTTTACTTATCTGAAAATGCAGAGCTATGAAGTCAACATGTTTGATTTATATTAG